One genomic window of Microbacterium sp. BH-3-3-3 includes the following:
- the rplK gene encoding 50S ribosomal protein L11 — protein sequence MAPKKKVTGLIKLQIKAGAANPAPPIGPALGQHGVNIMEFCKAYNAATEAQRGNVIPVEITVYEDRSFTFVLKTPPAAELIKKAAGLAKGSSTPHTVKVGKLTKDQVREIATTKQPDLNANDIEAASKIIAGTARSMGITVED from the coding sequence ATGGCACCCAAGAAAAAGGTGACCGGCCTGATCAAGCTCCAGATCAAGGCGGGCGCGGCCAACCCCGCGCCGCCCATCGGTCCGGCGCTCGGTCAGCACGGCGTCAACATCATGGAGTTCTGCAAGGCCTACAACGCGGCGACCGAAGCCCAGCGCGGCAACGTCATCCCCGTTGAGATCACGGTCTACGAAGACCGCAGCTTCACGTTCGTCCTGAAGACCCCGCCCGCGGCGGAGCTCATCAAGAAGGCGGCCGGCCTGGCCAAGGGCTCGTCGACGCCTCACACGGTCAAGGTGGGCAAGCTCACCAAGGACCAGGTTCGCGAGATCGCCACCACGAAGCAGCCCGACCTGAACGCGAACGACATCGAGGCCGCCTCGAAGATCATCGCCGGCACCGCCCGTTCCATGGGCATCACGGTCGAGGACTGA
- a CDS encoding amino acid ABC transporter permease, with protein sequence MNDIWTLMLDSFWPMLLAGLTGTIPLSLASFAIGLALALAMALLRLSRNVVFSGFARFYISVIRGTPLLVQLFVIFYGLPAIGVVIDPFPAAVIAFSLNVGGYAAEVIRAAILSVPRGQWEAAHTVGLSHRKTLTRIILPQAARVSVPPLSNTFISLVKDSSLASLILVSELFRQAQNIAAFSYEFMAVYLEAALIYWLFCLVLSFGQNALEKRLDRHVAH encoded by the coding sequence ATGAACGACATCTGGACGCTGATGCTCGACTCGTTCTGGCCCATGCTGCTGGCGGGCCTCACGGGCACCATCCCCCTGTCACTGGCCTCGTTCGCGATCGGGCTCGCTCTGGCACTCGCGATGGCCTTGCTGCGTCTGTCGCGCAACGTCGTGTTCTCGGGCTTCGCGCGGTTCTACATCTCGGTCATCCGCGGCACGCCGCTGCTGGTGCAGCTGTTCGTGATCTTCTACGGCCTTCCCGCGATCGGTGTCGTCATCGACCCGTTCCCCGCGGCCGTCATCGCCTTCTCGCTGAACGTCGGCGGCTACGCGGCCGAGGTGATCCGCGCCGCGATCCTGTCGGTCCCGCGCGGGCAGTGGGAGGCGGCGCACACCGTCGGCCTCTCGCACCGCAAGACGCTGACCCGCATCATCCTCCCGCAGGCCGCGCGGGTGTCGGTCCCTCCGCTGTCGAACACGTTCATCTCGCTCGTGAAGGACAGCTCGCTGGCGTCGCTCATCCTCGTGTCGGAGCTGTTCCGCCAGGCCCAGAACATCGCCGCGTTCTCGTACGAGTTCATGGCGGTGTACCTCGAGGCCGCGCTCATCTACTGGCTGTTCTGCCTGGTGCTGTCGTTCGGGCAGAACGCTCTCGAGAAGAGATTGGACCGCCATGTCGCCCACTGA
- the rplA gene encoding 50S ribosomal protein L1, whose protein sequence is MATKSKAFRAAAEKIAADTFYTPTEAVALAKETGSKKFDSTVEVALKLSVDPRKADQMVRGTVILPHGTGKTARVIVFANGPAAEAALAAGADEVGGTELIEKVAAGYTSFDAAVATPELMGQVGRLGKVLGPRGLMPNPKTGTVTPNPAKAVEEIKGGKIEFRVDKHANVHFVVGKASFSAEQLDENIAAALEEIVRLKPSSSKGRYIQKGAVSTTFGPGIPLDVNVLA, encoded by the coding sequence ATGGCTACCAAGTCCAAGGCATTCCGCGCCGCTGCTGAGAAGATCGCGGCCGACACGTTCTACACCCCGACCGAGGCCGTCGCCCTCGCGAAGGAGACCGGCTCGAAGAAGTTCGACTCGACCGTCGAGGTCGCGCTGAAGCTCTCGGTCGACCCCCGTAAGGCAGACCAGATGGTCCGCGGCACGGTCATCCTGCCCCACGGCACGGGTAAGACCGCGCGCGTCATCGTCTTCGCCAACGGCCCCGCGGCCGAAGCGGCTCTCGCCGCCGGCGCCGACGAGGTCGGTGGCACCGAGCTCATCGAGAAGGTCGCCGCCGGCTACACGTCGTTCGACGCGGCCGTCGCCACGCCCGAGCTCATGGGCCAGGTCGGACGCCTCGGTAAGGTCCTCGGACCCCGCGGCCTCATGCCGAACCCCAAGACCGGCACCGTGACCCCCAACCCGGCCAAGGCCGTCGAGGAGATCAAGGGCGGAAAGATCGAGTTCCGCGTCGACAAGCACGCCAACGTGCACTTCGTCGTCGGCAAGGCGTCGTTCTCGGCCGAGCAGCTCGACGAGAACATCGCCGCCGCGCTCGAGGAGATCGTCCGCCTCAAGCCGTCGAGCTCGAAGGGCCGCTACATCCAGAAGGGTGCGGTGTCGACCACGTTCGGCCCCGGCATCCCGCTGGACGTCAACGTCCTCGCCTGA
- a CDS encoding amino acid ABC transporter substrate-binding protein translates to MPRRRLTVLAATLGLSALALTACSGGASSEATPGAGADLGLISDGTLTVATEGTYRPFSFHEGAGDLTGFDVEIAKAVADKLGLQVKFQETQWDAIFAGLDAGRFDVIANQVSINPERQEKYTFSAPYTVSRGVIVTNEDDSAISSFADLSGKTTAQSLTSNWYELATDSGAQVEAVEGWAQAVALLKQGRVEATINDQLTYLDYEKTNSPTGLKIAAETDDTSESAFAFKKGQDKLAEAVDGALEELRADGTLAEISQKYFGADVTQ, encoded by the coding sequence ATGCCCCGTCGTCGTTTGACCGTCCTCGCCGCCACCCTGGGGCTCAGCGCCCTCGCGCTGACCGCCTGCAGCGGCGGTGCGTCGTCCGAGGCGACGCCTGGAGCGGGAGCCGATCTCGGCCTCATCTCGGACGGCACCCTCACCGTCGCCACCGAGGGCACCTACCGCCCGTTCTCGTTCCACGAGGGCGCGGGCGATCTGACCGGTTTCGACGTCGAGATCGCGAAGGCCGTCGCCGACAAGCTGGGTCTGCAGGTCAAGTTCCAAGAGACCCAGTGGGACGCGATCTTCGCGGGCCTGGATGCCGGTCGTTTCGACGTCATCGCCAACCAGGTGTCGATCAACCCCGAGCGCCAGGAGAAGTACACCTTCAGCGCGCCGTACACGGTGTCGCGTGGCGTGATCGTCACGAACGAGGACGACAGCGCGATCTCGAGCTTCGCCGACCTCTCGGGCAAGACCACCGCCCAGTCGCTCACGAGCAACTGGTACGAGCTCGCCACCGACAGCGGCGCGCAGGTCGAGGCCGTCGAGGGTTGGGCGCAGGCCGTCGCGCTGCTGAAGCAGGGTCGCGTCGAGGCCACGATCAACGACCAGCTGACCTACCTCGACTACGAGAAGACCAACAGCCCGACGGGTCTGAAGATCGCCGCCGAGACCGACGACACCTCCGAGAGCGCCTTCGCGTTCAAGAAGGGTCAGGACAAGCTCGCCGAGGCCGTCGACGGCGCCCTCGAGGAGCTGCGCGCCGACGGCACGCTCGCCGAGATCAGCCAGAAGTACTTCGGCGCCGACGTCACCCAGTAA